One genomic window of Elaeis guineensis isolate ETL-2024a chromosome 2, EG11, whole genome shotgun sequence includes the following:
- the LOC105058079 gene encoding LOW QUALITY PROTEIN: probable inactive purple acid phosphatase 2 (The sequence of the model RefSeq protein was modified relative to this genomic sequence to represent the inferred CDS: inserted 4 bases in 3 codons), with amino-acid sequence MAPPLLFLLLLLSSFRSSLSSHPPSPPXPKHLTKSNNTVRIQWSGVPSPSPLDWLGIYSPPDSRDDHFIGYLFLNSXPSWPSGAGALHLPLVNLRSNYSFRLFRWTANEINYRHHDHDQNPLPGIRHRLAVSEEVGFERAAGPDQIHLSFTDWEDEMRVMFVTGDGAQSFVRYGLEEGSLDQLVGTEVRRYERKDMCDSPANSSLGWRDPGFIHDGVMKSLKKGTRYYYKVGSDAGGWSEIHSFISRDNCSNETFAFLFGDMGTYTPYTTFYRIQEESKSTVKWILRDIEALGNKPAIVSHIGDISYARGFSWIWDEFFNQIEPIASMVPYHVCIGNHEYDWPLQPWRPGWSYGVYRKDGGGECGVPYSLRFKMPGNSSLPTGTGAPNTQNLYYSFDAGVVHFLYISTETNFLKGSDQYNFIKADLESVDRNKTPFIVVQGHRPMYTTSNEVTDTPMRERMLEHLEPLLVQYNVTLALWGHVHRYERFCPVKNFSCVDMASQFESGGAPVHVVIGMAGQDWQPIWEPRPTHLDVPIFPQPERSMYRGGEFGYXRLVATREKLTLTYIGNHDGQMHDMVEILSGHTLKNDDREVVVESKLSWYVKGAIMLMVGVFVGYALGFVTRCRRNNVQRATWTPVRMEES; translated from the exons ATGGCTCCccccctcctctttctcctcctcctcctctcctcctttCGCTCCTCCCTGTCCTCCCACCCTCCCTCTCCGCC CCCCAAACACCTCACCAAATCCAACAATACCGTCCGCATCCAGTGGTCCGGcgtcccctccccctcccccctcgACTGGCTCGGCATCTACTCCCCCCCGGACTCCCGTGACGACCATTTCATCGGTTACCTCTTCCTCAACT TCCCTTCCTGGCCTTCCGGCGCCGGCGCCCTCCACCTTCCCCTCGTCAACCTCCGCTCCAACTACTCCTTCCGCCTCTTCCGCTGGACCGCCAACGAGATCAACTACCGCCACCACGATCACGACCAGAATCCCCTCCCCGGGATCCGCCACCGGCTCGCGGTCTCCGAGGAGGTCGGCTTCGAGAGGGCGGCGGGACCCGACCAGATCCATCTCTCGTTTACGGACTGGGAGGACGAGATGAGGGTGATGTTTGTGACAGGGGATGGGGCGCAGAGTTTTGTGAGGTATGGGCTGGAGGAAGGGAGCCTGGATCAGTTGGTGGGGACGGAGGTGAGGAGGTATGAGAGGAAGGATATGTGCGATTCGCCGGCGAATTCGAGCCTCGGGTGGAGGGATCCGGGGTTTATACATGATGGGGTGATGAAGAGTTTGAAGAAGGGGACAAGGTACTACTATAAG GTTGGTAGTGATGCAGGAGGTTGGAGTGAAATACATAGCTTTATATCTCGTGACAATTGCTCAAATGAGACTTTTGCTTTTCTGTTTGGGGACATGGGAACTTATACTCCATACACAACCTTCTACCGCATACAAGAGGAGAGCAAGTCAACTGTGAAGTGGATCCTCCGTGACATTGAAGCCCTTGGTAACAAGCCAGCAATTGTTTCACACATTGGGGACATTAGTTACGCGAGGGGATTCTCATGGATATGGGATGagttcttcaatcagattgaaCCAATTGCTTCTATGGTCCCATACCATGTGTGCATAGGCAACCATGAGTATGACTGGCCATTGCAACCTTGGAGACCAGGATGGTCTTATGGTGTTTATCGGAAGGATGGGGGTGGTGAATGTGGAGTCCCATACAGCCTCAGATTCAAAATGCCTGGAAACTCCTCTCTGCCGACTGGAACAGGAGCCCCCAACACTCAGAACCTCTACTATTCCTTTGATGCTGGTGTGGTACATTTCCTTTACATCTCAACTGAAACCAACTTTCTCAAGGGCAGTGACCAGTACAATTTTATCAAAGCTGATTTGGAGAGTGTTGATAGAAACAAAACACCCTTCATTGTTGTCCAAGGCCACCGTCCTATGTACACAACAAGTAATGAAGTAACAGATACTCCGATGAGAGAGAGAATGCTTGAGCATTTGGAACCACTTTTGGTACAGTACAATGTGACCCTTGCTCTTTGGGGTCATGTTCATAGGTATGAGAGGTTCTGTCCTGTGAAAAACTTCAGTTGCGTGGATATGGCCTCTCAATTTGAGTCTGGGGGTGCACCGGTTCATGTGGTGATTGGAATGGCTGGTCAAGATTGGCAGCCAATCTGGGAGCCAAGGCCTACTCATCTAGATGTCCCCATCTTCCCGCAACCTGAAAGGTCAATGTACCGGGGTGGGGAGTTTGGGT ACAGGCTTGTTGCTACAAGGGAAAAATTAACACTTACCTATATTGGAAATCATGATGGGCAAATGCATGACATGGTGGAGATTCTATCTGGTCATACCCTTAAAAATGATGATCGGGAGGTGGTTGTTGAGTCTAAACTTTCATGGTATGTGAAAGGAGCAATCATGCTCATGGTTGGGGTCTTTGTGGGTTATGCTCTTGGGTTTGTAACCCGCTGCAGGAGAAATAATGTGCAGCGTGCTACATGGACTCCAgtgaggatggaggaatcataa
- the LOC105058095 gene encoding LOW QUALITY PROTEIN: BAG family molecular chaperone regulator 8, chloroplastic (The sequence of the model RefSeq protein was modified relative to this genomic sequence to represent the inferred CDS: inserted 1 base in 1 codon; deleted 2 bases in 1 codon): MPSPHHHHSHQCSCCCSCSSCCSSFSTPSLPPLFTSDQLLQALTTQLLLQSQSQSQSPPHIYSHHYLKSQHPLYQPSPPTHQQSKDHHHDHQTHPLLHSLLRRVAALESSLSHLSSPSPPLSPRSSPPHPRPSPASRPPSSSXSSSSSRPSLRDAAARTIQARFRLFLVRRSQTLRHLKRLASIKSHAAALRSSLSDQTARRDPRALSERAMDLLLQLDSIQSGDPMIREGKRSISRELVRILEFVDKVLVKEHELSLRAMEIVDIGTNGTEGFEGVARAPADDEVLLQSTKPAKKVSFFENGRGSRASAGAPEPFSEDYEECSDRGLQRDHAERFGRAVAGIRIVEHSEPEERIHQPNDDERSSESGSENGDRYRNGGKFRGQNGGLGGLSAPLPVQMEQRTRVQ, translated from the exons ATGCCTTCCCCTCACCACCACCACAGCCACCAATGCTCCTGCTGCTGCTCTTGTTCCTCCTGCTGTTCCTCCTTCTCCACCCcctctcttccccctctcttcACCTCTGATCAACTCCTTCAAGCCCTCACCACGCAACTTCTACTCCAATCCCAATCCCAATCCCAATCCCCTCCTCATATCTACTCCCATCACTATCTCAAATCCCAACACCCCTTGTACCAACCCTCACCCCCAACACATCAGCAGTCAAAGGATCACCACCATGACCACCAGACTCACCCTCTTCTCCACTCCCTTCTTCGCCGCGTCGCCGCCCTCGAATCCTCTCTTTCCCACCTCTCTTCCCCTTCTCCCCCCCTCTCCCCccgt tcttctcctcctcatccACGACCCTCGCCGGCGTCTCGTCCgccgtcttctt tctcctcctcctcctctcgccCTTCTCTTCGAGATGCGGCGGCGAGGACCATCCAGGCCCGCTTCCGTCTCTTCCTGGTGCGGCGGTCCCAGACCCTTCGCCACCTCAAACGCCTTGCCTCCATCAAATCCCACGCCGCCGCCCTCCGATCCTCGCTCTCGGACCAGACGGCCCGCCGCGATCCCAGAGCTCTCTCCGAGAGGGCCATGGACCTCCTCCTCCAGCTCGATTCCATCCAG AGTGGTGATCCGATGATTCGGGAAGGGAAACGGTCGATCAGCCGAGAGTTGGTCAGAATTTTGGAGTTTGTGGACAAGGTGTTGGTGAAAGAGCACGAGTTGTCTCTCAGAGCAATGGAGATCGTGGACATTGGCACTAACGGAACCGAAGGATTTGAAGGAGTCGCTAGGGCTCCTGCGGATGATGAGGTGCTTCTACAATCTACCAAGCCGGCGAAAAAAGTGAGCTTTTTTGAGAATGGGAGGGGATCTAGGGCTTCTGCTGGCGCTCCTGAACCATTTTCAGAGGATTATGAAGAATGCAGTGATCGTGGTCTTCAGAGAGATCACGCAGAGAGATTTGGAAGGGCAGTCGCGGGAATCAGGATAGTGGAGCATTCGGAACCAGAAGAAAGGATTCACCAGCCAAATGATGATGAGAGGAGCTCCGAAAGTGGCTCTGAGAATGGAGATAGATATAGAAATGGTGGCAAGTTCCGCGGTCAGAATGGCGGTTTGGGTGGTCTCTCTGCTCCCTTGCCTGTCCAAATGGAGCAGAGGACAAGAGTACAGTGA
- the LOC105058104 gene encoding SNAP25 homologous protein SNAP32 isoform X1: MSKISTMRTPMSKASKQRSANPGFLGSNPFDSDSELDLNHKTARASSAPVVSEANKKSSQSGYSEDEGRGTSSSSSYSGFSSARNKYKNDFRDSGGLENQSVQELENYAVYKAEETTQKVNGCLKIAEEMRDDASRTLVTLHQQGQQINRTHLTAIDIDHELSRGEKLLGSLGGIFSKTWKPKKNREIKGPALTRDDSFIRKGSHMEQRQKLGLSGPLPRSNPRTFPSDPTSALEKVEVEKAKQDDTLSDLSNLLGELKDMATDMGAEIERQTKAMDNMQDDVDELNFRVKGANIRGRRLLGK; this comes from the exons ATGTCTAAAATTAGCACAATGAGGACACCTATGTCTAAGGCCTCTAAGCAACGTTCTGCCAATCCTGGCTTTTTGGGTTCCAATCCTTTTGATTCTGATTCGGAATTAGACTTGAATCACAAGACTGCAAGAGCTTCCTCAGCCCCTGTGGTTAGTGAGGCAAATAAGAAAAGCTCCCAATCTGGTTACAGTGAGGATGAAGGAAGAGGTACTTCTTCTTCATCATCATATTCAGGCTTTTCATCTGCAAGAAACAAATATAAGAATGACTTCCGTGACTCCGGGGGTTTGGAAAACCAGTCTGTGCAAGAGCTAGAAAATTATGCTGTATACAAAGCTGAGGAAACTACACAGAAAGTAAATGGCTGTTTGAAGATTGCTGAAGAGATGAGAGATGATGCTTCAAGGACTCTCGTCACCCTGCATCAGCAGGGCCAGCAGATTAATCGGACTCATCTAACTGCCATAGATATTGATCATGAACTTAGTAGG GGTGAAAAGCTTTTGGGAAGTCTTGGGGGAATTTTCTCCAAGACATGGAAGCCAAAGAAAAATCGTGAAATAAAGGGGCCTGCTTTAACAAGAG ATGATTCTTTTATACGAAAGGGTAGCCACATGGAGCAAAGACAAAAATTGGGATTATCAGGTCCTTTGCCTCGGTCCAATCCTCGAACTTTTCCTTCTGATCCGACATCTGCACTGGAGAAAGTTGAG GTAGAGAAGGCCAAGCAAGATGATACCCTTTCCGATTTAAGTAACTTGTTGGGCGAGCTGAAGGACATGGCTACTGACATGGGTGCTGAGATAGAGAG GCAAACCAAAGCTATGGATAATATGCAAGATGATGTCGATGAACTAAATTTCAGAGTGAAAGGAGCAAACATTCGAGGGCGTCGGCTGCTTGGGAAATAG
- the LOC105058104 gene encoding SNAP25 homologous protein SNAP32 isoform X2, with amino-acid sequence MSKISTMRTPMSKASKQRSANPGFLGSNPFDSDSELDLNHKTARASSAPVVSEANKKSSQSGYSEDEGRGTSSSSSYSGFSSARNKYKNDFRDSGGLENQSVQELENYAVYKAEETTQKVNGCLKIAEEMRDDASRTLVTLHQQGQQINRTHLTAIDIDHELSRGEKLLGSLGGIFSKTWKPKKNREIKGPALTRDDSFIRKGSHMEQRQKLGLSGPLPRSNPRTFPSDPTSALEKVEANQSYG; translated from the exons ATGTCTAAAATTAGCACAATGAGGACACCTATGTCTAAGGCCTCTAAGCAACGTTCTGCCAATCCTGGCTTTTTGGGTTCCAATCCTTTTGATTCTGATTCGGAATTAGACTTGAATCACAAGACTGCAAGAGCTTCCTCAGCCCCTGTGGTTAGTGAGGCAAATAAGAAAAGCTCCCAATCTGGTTACAGTGAGGATGAAGGAAGAGGTACTTCTTCTTCATCATCATATTCAGGCTTTTCATCTGCAAGAAACAAATATAAGAATGACTTCCGTGACTCCGGGGGTTTGGAAAACCAGTCTGTGCAAGAGCTAGAAAATTATGCTGTATACAAAGCTGAGGAAACTACACAGAAAGTAAATGGCTGTTTGAAGATTGCTGAAGAGATGAGAGATGATGCTTCAAGGACTCTCGTCACCCTGCATCAGCAGGGCCAGCAGATTAATCGGACTCATCTAACTGCCATAGATATTGATCATGAACTTAGTAGG GGTGAAAAGCTTTTGGGAAGTCTTGGGGGAATTTTCTCCAAGACATGGAAGCCAAAGAAAAATCGTGAAATAAAGGGGCCTGCTTTAACAAGAG ATGATTCTTTTATACGAAAGGGTAGCCACATGGAGCAAAGACAAAAATTGGGATTATCAGGTCCTTTGCCTCGGTCCAATCCTCGAACTTTTCCTTCTGATCCGACATCTGCACTGGAGAAAGTTGAG GCAAACCAAAGCTATGGATAA